ACCCCCGCCGCCGCTCTTTAGGCGATAGCAGGAGGCGAAGACACCTTTCCCAGGCGTCCAGCGCACGGGCCAGCCGCGTATCGACAGCTTTGTCGAACGGACCGCTGGATTTGTTAGCGGGTACACGCAGGTTAACAATGCGACGGGCCCGTTTGGCCGACGAACGGTCAAAGTGTTGAGTTGCCGGTAGCCATCGGATGCACCCTATTGGTAGGCGCACAATTTCGTCGCGGCGCAGCCCTGCAAATAGCCAGACGGCCGCTAACGCACGCACCATTTCCAACGGGTATGTGGCCTCGACGTGATAGCCTTTCGGTAACTCAGTTGGTCGGGGCAAATCTGCTTGCGTCAGTGAAAGCCCGGCTTGCTCCAGTCGCTTCCAAATGTCCCATTGGATGACCTGTGGGTTTGGGCCACACGCTGCCAGCAGATCGGGCGGGGTCCTTAAAAAAATGGCCGGATCGAAGGCGTCGGGCAGCAACTTGGCAGCTTGGCACTCGGTGAAAAAGCAGCGGACTGCATTGATGATCTGCACCCGCACTGCTGCGCGCAATTCCTCACCCCAGCGTGTGCCTTTGCGCGGGATTTGATCGCGGTTCCAATCGCCGACTTTCATGGTGCACACGGCCTCGACGAAGGCCTTGGCTATGCTCGCTGTCCACTGGGCGGGATTGTTTGCCTTGGGAAATACAGCCATTGTCCACCGGCCCGCTTTGGCTATGCGCGACCGTTGCGACGCAACAGTTCGTTCTTGCCCATACGTGAGTTTACTCCACTCCTCAATCATCTCCTTCCAAGCAACTGGCAGCGTATCCTGGGGCTTGGGGCGAGGGCGCTCACGAGGTGGCTTAGGCACCGGCGCAGCAGCTAACGGTTGGGATAGAATGCCAGCTAGCTGAAGTGCTTGCACGACCGCCAAACAGCCCTGTTGCATTCCCTTCGAGGGGGCACTCAACTGGTAGACCTCTTCCATGACATCTAGCGTCAACTCTTCTAGCATACAACTGCGGTTGAGCAGCAACGCCCATGCTGTGCAGACACGAAGACCAGGAATATTGAGGTAATTAACGCCCGCCTCAGCTAATTTATCCGCAACAGCGTACCGCGCCCCGTTTACTCGTTTACGCCCGAAAATGCTGCGTGCGGAGGCTGAGAGGTTGCAGTCGGTGATGAACCGATGAATGGTAATGCCTCCTAGCAAGTACGCGCAACTGATCAATTGATGTCGTAGATTAGCCTGAGGCAATTGTCGTTCTCCGTGAATGACCCCTTGCCGATGTGCGTAGTCCTGCTGAGTTACACCAATCGTTTCTAGCCATAAAGTTGTGTCCCACGCCCATAATGTGGTCTGGCGCACATACATTTCTTTCAAGAGCAGAACACAACAGGCATAGGAGTTCCTCCCGACCTCGTCTGGGTGATTACAATGCGCGAAGACCGCTTTAATGGGACGGATGAGCCGCTCCAAGTACTGAAATTCTTGTTTCCTGTCTCGTTCGTAGCGTTTCCCCATAATTGGCGGTCGGCTGACCCACTGGGATAGCGCATATTGCTCCAATGGTGTCAAACTCACGCCGCGATCCAACACGTGAGACAGGGCTGACCATTCTGGTAAGTTCATTGCTGCACCTCATTGCGTTGAGCGAGGCGCACCAGCGCTTGTTCGATACTGTGTTGTGTGGCATCGGGCAACGGATGCAGATATATGCCAGTGCTACTTGGGTGTTGGTGACCAGCATATAAGGATACGTACGGGGATTCCCACCCCTTTGACGCGAAGACGGTAATGCCCAAATGGCGCATGGTATGCGTCTTGAGTTGAGGCAGGCGTGTGCGTTGGGCAACACGTTTAATCACGCTTGCCCAAGTCCACACGGAGATGCCCTGCCCCCGGTTGCGTTTGGATTCCGATATAAACAGTGCCTTATCGGATCCTTGAGCACCATAGTGGTAGAGGTTTAGGTATTGCTGCAGTAAGTGCTTAGTACCTTCGGAATAATATACCCGGCGCGCACGTTTCGTTTTGGTAGTTTCAGCACGGATGTACACCATATTGCCTCCACTACCCCGTGCGACATCGCTAATGCGCAGAGCACATAATTCTGCCCGGCGTAGGGCACATTCAAATGCCAGAGATAACATCAACTGGTTGCGCAGTGACTCTGTCTGCATAACATCCAAGATTCGTCCCCATTGTTCTCCATCCGGTATCCACGATATATGCTGCTTGACGGGTAATTCGCCCGCGCAACTGAGGCCGCGTTTTCGTTTTGCGGAGAATCCGTGCCGGATAGGAATGGTAGTGCGAATGCTTTCCTCCTTTAGATAGAGGTAATAGAGTCGCAACACGGCCAACCGATGTTTGCGACTGCCGTCCGACAATTGTCGTTGTAAGGGGCGATTATTTCGAATAATGGGTCGGTCAGTTAGCGCACGGAAGTAGCCTACGACGTCCTGTGATGTAGCGTGGATATAGTCAATCTGCTCTTGAGCACAATGCGCTAAGTAGTCAGATAATACGTATGAATATGATAAAATCGTACTGTCGGCGTTATATAAGGCTGATTTGAACATCAACCAGTTTAACACAGTAGGGTGGTCCGCAAAACGCGGTGCGAGCTTAGTAAAGTCCATATTGGCAGACGAAAAAACTATGTCAGTTGTCTGCAAAGATAGAGTGGTATATTCTATATATGTTACAATTATTTAAATACGTAAATAATCTGTTTAACAGACATTTGTACACTTGTGGCTAAGGTTAAAATTCAAGTTGCGACTAAAATTAGTTGCAATGTGTGATCTATATTCCATTCTACTATTATACGCACTCAGGAAACTCTGTGTTACCCGATAGCAACAATAATTGCGCTACACTGGCAGGAAACGAAAGAGGGAGGCCCTAGCCCCCCTCTCCGTCAGCCCATTAGAACGGCAGATCGTTGTCGTCGTCGGAAGTGAAAGCTCCTGCTTCATTATTGGCCGACTGGCTGCCACCGGTAGTTGCGGCCGCCGCCTTTTTCCCCACCAGCTCGATGCTAGTAACCCGGACTTCAATGGTTGGTACCCACTCTTTCTGCGCATTCTGATAGCCGCTGGCTTTGGGCGTACCCTGAATCAGAACCTGCTGCCCTTCTTTGAGGTAGTCGGCAATCGTGGTTTTCTGGCCTTCCTTGCGCCAGATGGTGCAGTCGTACCAGGTAGTCTGCTCCACTTTCTCGCCGCCTTGCTTGGTGTAGTGTTCATTAACGGCTACGCTGAAGCCGATGGCTTTTGAGCCTTTTACATCGCGTACTACGGCATCTTTGCCGAGGTTGCCAGTGAGGGTGATCTGATGCATTGTGGTAGGGAAAAGAGTGTGAAAAAGGAAAAGTGAAACTGGAAACGCTTGATAGTCTTTTTACGAATACGGGGCAAAAACCGCTAATAAATAGCAACAAAAAACAGGCTTTATTAGTCTGAAAACAGCCTTTCTCCCCCTATCGCCCATTTACTTAAGTCAGGTCTTTACGGGGTGGTTAATTCCTCGTCGAGGGGACCAGGCACCTCGTCATACAGTAATCCATCCAGCAACCGGCCCGCGCCGGTCTTGCCTACCCGCCAGACGTGGGTACTGTCGTTTGGCTCCCAGGGCTGATCTCCGGATCGGCCGTAATCGCCGCCGCACAGCTGGCCCTGGGGCACCCATTCCCCCCACTGTTTGAATAAGAAACTCACGCCGGCTTCCTGGCACTGCTGCTGCAGGCTGCGCACCCAGGCCGGATGCACCGGCCGGGCTTTCGGCCCCGACTCTCCCCCGACAATTACCCAATCCAGGCAATAAGGCAACTCGTTGCCGGGCTGATCAAACGCTGACTGTTCCCGGACCGTCAGCGGCTTCAGGGGCAGGCCAGTCATGGGGTGCTGAAACCCGAAAATCTCATCCGTAACCCGGATGCGGGTTAGATCCACTGGGCCTAACAGGGGCTCCATGCTGGCAAAGTGGCGCACGGCCGGAATGCTCAGCAGCCACTGTAGGCGGGAATCAGCAGTAGCTTGATTTTCAACGGAAGTGCCCAGGAATACATTAGCGGGTGGCTCACCCTGCATCCAGTTGTAGAGCCAGGGGCCAACCGGGTGCATAAAAGGGGAGGTGGCAAAGGCGTACGAAATGCCTTCCATTACCAATTCCGGGCGCTTGGTCAGCAGCAGCCAATCCAGGTGCGGGGTATCCATAATGAGCATGAACAGCCGTAGGCGCCAGGGTTTCAGCTCATCCCGATCCTCGAATACATCCCCCAGCGAAAGGCAGAAAACCCGCCGCCGCTCTCCGTCCTGTTGTGCCTGCTTGTTCCACTGCACCGGCAGCTGCCAGTATTTCTCCGCTGCCGGCACTCGCTGGCCCCCAGGTCCCCATTCACCGAGTACGGCCGGATTGCGCTTACTCTGCACCTCAGCGTAACAGTTTTTGCAGCCCGCTGATACTTTCTCGCAACCCCGCCAAGGATTAAATGTGTGGTGCGCCCATTCGATTTTAGTGTCTTTACCCATCTTGGCTACATTTTTTTGGATACTCGTTTCCAGCGACGGACTTGTTTCTGCTGGGCCAGAATCTGAACTACTTCCCGCCATATGCCAGCGTAGAAGGGTAAAACAAGGCCCACAAACAGCGCGTAGCTCAGCAGCACGAGCAGTAGAAGGAATAGTAGATGTGGGAGCATAGCGGGGGATTTTAGGAGTGGAGAGTTAGGCGGCGGTGGCGTAGCTGCCTTCGTAATCGGCTAATAGATGCAGTAGGTCGGCGTCGCTGAAAGCTTCGTAGATGCTTTCCACGATGCGCTGACTCATTTTGGGCGGCACACTGTTTCCGATGAATTTCTTCTGCGCTGTAGTGCTGCCCAGCAACACGTAGCCTTCGGGAAAGCCTTGGATCTTTAGCAGCTCCTCGACCATCAGCATTCGCATCAGCACGTCGGCCAGACCATAGGCCCGCATGAAGTCGCGGATCAGCCGCAGGGTGGGGCTATCAGCCGCCTGATGCTGCCAGTGGGTCGGCTCGGTAAGCAGTGGCTCCGGGGTAATGAGGTAATGATGATCTCCCGTGAGCAGCGTGGGGCCTGCTTCGTGCAATGGCCGGCCAACGTTGTCGAACTTGTTATCCAGCAGCCACGGTTCGGGAGCTACCAGATAGTGATGCTGGCGGCTGGCCAGCAGGGTAGGGCAGGGCTCATCCAGGCTGCGGCCGGTATTGTCAAAGCTGGTTGGCATCATCCAGGCCTCCGCCCGCAGCACGGCATGATGATCGTTGGTCGTGATGGTACCGGCCGGCGCATCGAGGGACTGATGGTTGTGCTCCCCGCTGCCGTAGCGCTTATCCAGCCACTGGGTCTGCACCAGGCCCATGCGGTCCTTGGTCGTAATAGTGCCAGCGGGCTCCAGCAGGCCCGAAACGTTAGAGCCGTTACCGTAATACTTGCTGATGAAAGTGGGCTGAACCAGTCCGAAACGGTTTTCCGTGGTAATGGTATTGGCTGGCCCCTGCAGGGACAAATTCCGGCACTCATCGGACCCACCGTTATACTGGGTCAGAAATTCCGGCTGCACTAAGTCCGGTTGAAAACCACAGGCCAGGGTAGGAGCACTGCTATCGAGGCTCACGCCCGGATTAGCCTTGCCGCTGGGCGGATTGCTGGTGCGCTTCATCAGCCAGCCCGCAGCGGGCTTGGGCTCGGGACGCAACAAGTCAGTTTTACCGGCCGCTACAGCCTGCAGGTAACGCGTGACCGTGGCCACGTCCGCCCCGGCGATGTACTTGCATAGGCCGGCATAGATGCGTTTCAGGGTTTTCTCAACGAGCGGCTTGCTGCGCCCGAAAATGCTCTCCCCTTTCTGTTCCAGATTCAAGCAGGGCCGCACCGGCAGC
This genomic window from Hymenobacter sp. DG01 contains:
- a CDS encoding site-specific integrase encodes the protein MGKRYERDRKQEFQYLERLIRPIKAVFAHCNHPDEVGRNSYACCVLLLKEMYVRQTTLWAWDTTLWLETIGVTQQDYAHRQGVIHGERQLPQANLRHQLISCAYLLGGITIHRFITDCNLSASARSIFGRKRVNGARYAVADKLAEAGVNYLNIPGLRVCTAWALLLNRSCMLEELTLDVMEEVYQLSAPSKGMQQGCLAVVQALQLAGILSQPLAAAPVPKPPRERPRPKPQDTLPVAWKEMIEEWSKLTYGQERTVASQRSRIAKAGRWTMAVFPKANNPAQWTASIAKAFVEAVCTMKVGDWNRDQIPRKGTRWGEELRAAVRVQIINAVRCFFTECQAAKLLPDAFDPAIFLRTPPDLLAACGPNPQVIQWDIWKRLEQAGLSLTQADLPRPTELPKGYHVEATYPLEMVRALAAVWLFAGLRRDEIVRLPIGCIRWLPATQHFDRSSAKRARRIVNLRVPANKSSGPFDKAVDTRLARALDAWERCLRLLLSPKERRRGLLFVWRGRPLSVNYINQVLIPLLCRKAGISNYDARGRITCHRGRATLATQLYQAGVPRRHVQQWLGHQFARSTDYYLRHDEEIVPETVRSAFQAMHVPHLSPLMPVPPPISTPTTPTCEEPVALTGMLAHLRFQPHETIQSLALTARNSLSQVQEQLSLTAAERHALVHAMELLGTIAIRM
- a CDS encoding site-specific integrase, with product MDFTKLAPRFADHPTVLNWLMFKSALYNADSTILSYSYVLSDYLAHCAQEQIDYIHATSQDVVGYFRALTDRPIIRNNRPLQRQLSDGSRKHRLAVLRLYYLYLKEESIRTTIPIRHGFSAKRKRGLSCAGELPVKQHISWIPDGEQWGRILDVMQTESLRNQLMLSLAFECALRRAELCALRISDVARGSGGNMVYIRAETTKTKRARRVYYSEGTKHLLQQYLNLYHYGAQGSDKALFISESKRNRGQGISVWTWASVIKRVAQRTRLPQLKTHTMRHLGITVFASKGWESPYVSLYAGHQHPSSTGIYLHPLPDATQHSIEQALVRLAQRNEVQQ
- a CDS encoding single-stranded DNA-binding protein yields the protein MHQITLTGNLGKDAVVRDVKGSKAIGFSVAVNEHYTKQGGEKVEQTTWYDCTIWRKEGQKTTIADYLKEGQQVLIQGTPKASGYQNAQKEWVPTIEVRVTSIELVGKKAAAATTGGSQSANNEAGAFTSDDDNDLPF
- a CDS encoding phage Gp37/Gp68 family protein — its product is MGKDTKIEWAHHTFNPWRGCEKVSAGCKNCYAEVQSKRNPAVLGEWGPGGQRVPAAEKYWQLPVQWNKQAQQDGERRRVFCLSLGDVFEDRDELKPWRLRLFMLIMDTPHLDWLLLTKRPELVMEGISYAFATSPFMHPVGPWLYNWMQGEPPANVFLGTSVENQATADSRLQWLLSIPAVRHFASMEPLLGPVDLTRIRVTDEIFGFQHPMTGLPLKPLTVREQSAFDQPGNELPYCLDWVIVGGESGPKARPVHPAWVRSLQQQCQEAGVSFLFKQWGEWVPQGQLCGGDYGRSGDQPWEPNDSTHVWRVGKTGAGRLLDGLLYDEVPGPLDEELTTP
- a CDS encoding DNA cytosine methyltransferase, whose amino-acid sequence is MHAVYATLPLFGQARNRAAQALAAWMLFTATDLFCGAGGTTSGFEAARFNGQKVVSTTQVVNHDALAIASHKSNHAAARHFIEDITKLDASLLVKTALLWASLECTNFSNAKGGLSRDADSRSLAEHMERYIRAVNPLYFFVENVREFMSWGPLVQKLDKDGRPATRRVKVLEDVVRPDGQPKLRKNGKPVQRQVVNPQGELVWEEAPIMVPESRTKGRDFIRWKQSIEDLGYCCHYKLLNAADHGERTSRVRLFMIFAKTGLPVRWPQATHSRDGKTVGTQPWLPVRPCLNLEQKGESIFGRSKPLVEKTLKRIYAGLCKYIAGADVATVTRYLQAVAAGKTDLLRPEPKPAAGWLMKRTSNPPSGKANPGVSLDSSAPTLACGFQPDLVQPEFLTQYNGGSDECRNLSLQGPANTITTENRFGLVQPTFISKYYGNGSNVSGLLEPAGTITTKDRMGLVQTQWLDKRYGSGEHNHQSLDAPAGTITTNDHHAVLRAEAWMMPTSFDNTGRSLDEPCPTLLASRQHHYLVAPEPWLLDNKFDNVGRPLHEAGPTLLTGDHHYLITPEPLLTEPTHWQHQAADSPTLRLIRDFMRAYGLADVLMRMLMVEELLKIQGFPEGYVLLGSTTAQKKFIGNSVPPKMSQRIVESIYEAFSDADLLHLLADYEGSYATAA